A genome region from Arthrobacter sp. V1I9 includes the following:
- a CDS encoding M23 family metallopeptidase, which yields MHNSRGRRRAAVPASTPRVVEVITSERPRDPHRDARRRRGPFRQITEFAAASGIGQKAGVALAATGLVLTVTVPATSPVMATDASGNSPVAASAVAPQPKISAEAEAEIDFSRSAVVTEADPDGKLKQLLSAQSAGAITRAASTGSLGAPLAALSTASPFGYRVSPITGGSGDFHRGQDYVAQCGTSVLAAATGTVTFVGWHEYGGGNRVVVDHGNGLETTYNHLSSFSVKEGQTVSRGDVVALSGTTGASTGCHLHFEVQVNGEVVDPTGWL from the coding sequence ATGCACAATTCCAGGGGACGCCGCCGCGCGGCGGTCCCTGCTTCGACACCGCGCGTTGTCGAAGTCATCACCTCGGAACGCCCCCGCGATCCGCACCGTGATGCGCGCCGGCGTCGGGGTCCATTCCGTCAAATCACCGAGTTCGCTGCTGCCAGCGGCATCGGCCAGAAGGCCGGCGTCGCCCTGGCCGCCACCGGACTGGTGCTTACCGTGACCGTACCGGCCACCAGTCCCGTGATGGCCACGGATGCGTCAGGGAACTCTCCTGTTGCCGCGTCCGCTGTAGCCCCACAGCCCAAAATTTCCGCGGAAGCGGAGGCCGAAATCGACTTCAGCCGGTCCGCCGTGGTCACCGAAGCGGACCCGGACGGGAAGCTCAAACAGCTGCTCAGTGCCCAGTCTGCGGGCGCCATCACCCGCGCCGCTTCCACCGGAAGCCTCGGTGCCCCGCTCGCTGCATTGAGCACTGCCTCACCCTTTGGCTACCGCGTCAGCCCCATCACGGGAGGCTCCGGTGATTTCCACCGCGGACAGGATTACGTAGCCCAGTGCGGCACCTCCGTTCTGGCTGCGGCCACCGGAACCGTTACCTTTGTGGGCTGGCACGAGTACGGTGGCGGCAATCGCGTTGTAGTGGACCACGGCAACGGCCTGGAAACCACGTACAACCACCTCTCGTCCTTCAGTGTGAAGGAGGGGCAGACAGTATCCCGCGGGGATGTTGTGGCCCTCAGCGGGACCACGGGAGCCTCCACAGGCTGCCACCTGCACTTCGAGGTCCAGGTCAACGGCGAAGTTGTTGACCCCACTGGCTGGCTCTAG
- a CDS encoding metal-dependent transcriptional regulator: MTDLIDTTEMYLRTILELEEENIVALRARIAERLRHSGPTVSQTIGRMERDGLVVVSGDRHLELTETGRKRATEVMRKHRLAERLLADVIGLDWAYVHDEACRWEHVMSERVERRIYEMLNHPTESPYGNPIPGLAALGGLPSPGFADGAISLLEAMKSYGPASAVTISRLAEPIQVEPELLSQLDEGGIRPGAAVSLERVGDYISVRVPGIEGALELPPEVAAHVFVAVR, translated from the coding sequence ATGACGGATCTGATCGATACTACGGAGATGTACCTTCGGACCATTCTGGAGCTCGAGGAAGAGAACATCGTTGCCCTGCGTGCGCGTATCGCCGAAAGGCTGCGCCACTCCGGACCTACCGTCTCCCAGACCATCGGCCGAATGGAGCGGGACGGCCTGGTGGTCGTCTCGGGCGACCGCCACCTGGAGCTCACCGAGACGGGCCGGAAGCGCGCCACGGAAGTGATGCGCAAGCACCGTCTGGCTGAGCGGCTCCTCGCCGACGTGATTGGGCTGGACTGGGCCTACGTCCATGACGAGGCCTGCCGCTGGGAGCATGTGATGAGCGAGCGGGTGGAACGCCGTATCTACGAGATGCTTAACCACCCCACCGAGTCTCCGTACGGGAACCCGATTCCCGGGCTGGCCGCCTTGGGCGGGCTGCCGTCCCCGGGCTTTGCCGACGGAGCCATCAGCCTCCTGGAAGCGATGAAGTCCTACGGGCCCGCCTCAGCCGTGACTATCAGCCGGCTTGCCGAGCCCATCCAGGTGGAGCCGGAACTGCTCTCGCAGCTGGATGAGGGCGGCATAAGGCCGGGGGCTGCTGTGTCGCTGGAGCGGGTGGGGGACTACATCTCCGTCCGGGTTCCCGGCATCGAAGGGGCACTTGAGCTGCCTCCGGAGGTGGCCGCGCACGTGTTCGTGGCCGTCCGCTAG
- the serC gene encoding phosphoserine transaminase, which yields MSETSITIPADLLPKDGRFGAGPSKVRPEQIDALSAASKNILGTSHRQAPVKNLVGSVREGLSQFFRAPEGYEVVLGVGGSTAFWDIASFGLVENKAQHLSFGEFGSKFAAATNKAPFLGASSIIKSEPGTRPSARAEAGVDVYAWPQNETSTGVAAPVQRVAGADEGALVLVDATSAAGGLDVDVAQSDVYYFAPQKNFASDGGLWLGLFSPAALERAARIKASDRWIPDFLDLQTAIDNSRLNQTYNTPSLSTLVTLDAQVQWLNANGGLDFASARTADSAGRIYSWAEASEFATPFVINPDERSNVIATIDFDETVDAAVVAKVLRANGIVDTEPYRKLGRNQLRIATFVAIEPADVSALLANIDYVVGELRK from the coding sequence GTGAGCGAAACCAGCATCACTATTCCCGCCGACCTCCTGCCCAAGGACGGACGGTTCGGCGCCGGGCCGTCCAAGGTCAGGCCGGAGCAGATTGATGCGCTGTCCGCGGCGTCGAAGAACATCCTGGGTACGTCCCACCGGCAGGCCCCGGTCAAGAACCTCGTTGGCTCCGTCCGCGAGGGCCTCAGCCAGTTCTTCCGCGCCCCCGAAGGCTACGAAGTGGTACTCGGCGTCGGCGGTTCCACGGCGTTCTGGGACATTGCAAGCTTCGGCCTGGTGGAAAACAAGGCCCAGCACCTTTCCTTCGGCGAGTTCGGCTCCAAATTCGCCGCGGCCACCAACAAGGCGCCCTTCCTGGGCGCCTCTTCCATCATCAAGTCTGAGCCCGGCACCCGCCCCTCGGCCCGGGCCGAAGCGGGTGTAGACGTCTACGCCTGGCCGCAGAACGAGACCAGCACCGGCGTCGCAGCCCCCGTGCAGCGTGTTGCCGGTGCAGACGAGGGCGCACTGGTGCTCGTCGACGCCACGTCTGCTGCCGGCGGTCTGGATGTTGATGTTGCGCAGAGCGATGTTTATTACTTCGCCCCGCAGAAAAACTTTGCCTCCGACGGCGGGCTCTGGCTTGGCCTGTTCTCCCCTGCGGCCCTGGAACGCGCAGCGCGGATCAAGGCCAGCGACCGCTGGATCCCGGATTTCCTGGACCTGCAGACGGCCATCGACAACTCACGCCTGAACCAGACCTACAACACCCCGTCGTTGTCCACCCTGGTCACGCTGGACGCGCAGGTGCAGTGGTTGAACGCTAACGGCGGCCTGGACTTCGCTTCCGCGCGCACGGCAGATTCTGCCGGCCGTATCTACAGCTGGGCTGAGGCATCGGAGTTCGCCACTCCGTTCGTCATCAACCCGGACGAGCGCTCGAACGTCATCGCCACCATCGACTTCGACGAGACAGTGGATGCGGCAGTGGTGGCCAAGGTCCTGCGCGCCAATGGGATTGTGGACACCGAGCCTTACCGCAAGCTCGGCCGCAACCAGCTGCGCATCGCAACGTTTGTTGCAATTGAGCCAGCCGACGTTTCGGCCCTTTTGGCCAACATCGATTACGTAGTGGGCGAACTGCGCAAGTAA
- a CDS encoding DNA repair helicase XPB has protein sequence MNDGPLIVQSDKTILLEVDHELATEARHAIAPFAELERAPEHVHSYRLTPLGLWNARAAGLDAEKVLDTLLKYSRFPVPHSLLIDVEETMSRYGRLRLEKDPQHGLVMRTDDYPVLEEVIRAKKIQPLLGPRIDSETVVVHASQRGQLKQLLLKIGWPAEDLAGYVDGTPHLIALNEDGWKLRPYQQMASDNFWAGGSGVVVLPCGAGKTLVGAAAMATGSTTTLILVTNTVAARQWKDELLKRTSLTDDEIGEYSGAVKEVRPVTIATYQVLTMKRGGLYPHLELVDGHDWGLIIYDEVHLLPAPIFRMTADLQARRRLGLTATLVREDGREGEVFSLIGPKRYDAPWKDIESQGYIAPADCVEVRVDLPREERVAYAMADDADKYRLCATSESKTLVVEQLVARHAGEQLLVIGQYIDQLDDLGERLKAPVIKGDTSVKVRQKLFDAFRAGEIQTLVVSKVANFSIDLPEASVAIQVSGSFGSRQEEAQRLGRLLRPKKDGRAARFYSLVARDTLDQEFAAKRQRFLAEQGYAYRIMDAKDVETAG, from the coding sequence GTGAACGACGGACCCCTGATAGTCCAGAGCGATAAGACCATCCTCCTCGAGGTGGACCACGAGCTCGCCACAGAAGCCCGGCATGCCATCGCGCCGTTCGCGGAACTGGAACGTGCCCCCGAGCACGTCCACAGTTACCGGTTGACTCCCTTAGGGCTGTGGAACGCCCGCGCGGCCGGACTGGACGCCGAGAAGGTCCTGGACACCCTCCTGAAATACTCCCGGTTCCCGGTGCCGCACTCACTGCTGATCGACGTCGAGGAAACCATGTCCAGGTACGGCCGGCTGCGCCTGGAAAAAGACCCGCAGCACGGCTTGGTCATGCGGACTGACGATTACCCCGTGCTTGAGGAAGTCATCCGGGCCAAGAAAATCCAACCGCTGCTGGGACCACGCATCGACAGTGAGACCGTGGTGGTGCACGCGTCCCAGCGCGGGCAGCTCAAGCAGCTCCTGCTCAAGATCGGGTGGCCGGCGGAAGACCTGGCCGGCTACGTGGACGGCACCCCGCACCTGATTGCGCTGAACGAGGACGGCTGGAAACTGCGTCCATACCAGCAGATGGCCAGCGACAACTTCTGGGCCGGAGGCAGCGGCGTTGTGGTGCTGCCCTGCGGCGCGGGCAAAACGCTGGTGGGCGCAGCGGCCATGGCCACCGGCTCCACCACCACCCTGATCCTGGTCACCAACACCGTGGCTGCCCGGCAATGGAAAGACGAGCTGCTCAAGCGAACGTCCCTCACGGATGACGAGATTGGTGAGTACTCGGGGGCCGTGAAGGAAGTCCGGCCGGTGACCATCGCCACCTACCAGGTCCTCACCATGAAACGCGGCGGCCTGTATCCGCACCTTGAACTGGTGGACGGACATGACTGGGGCCTGATCATTTACGACGAGGTCCATCTGCTGCCGGCCCCGATCTTCCGGATGACGGCGGATCTGCAGGCCAGGCGCCGTTTGGGACTGACAGCGACCCTGGTGCGGGAAGACGGCCGCGAGGGCGAGGTGTTCAGCCTGATTGGACCCAAGCGCTACGACGCGCCCTGGAAGGACATTGAGTCCCAGGGCTACATCGCCCCCGCGGACTGCGTTGAGGTGCGTGTGGACCTGCCACGGGAAGAGCGTGTGGCTTATGCCATGGCCGACGACGCTGACAAGTACCGGCTGTGCGCCACCTCCGAATCCAAAACCCTGGTGGTGGAACAGCTCGTTGCCCGGCACGCCGGGGAGCAACTGCTGGTCATCGGCCAGTACATCGACCAGCTGGACGACCTCGGCGAGCGCCTGAAGGCGCCCGTCATCAAGGGTGACACCTCCGTAAAGGTGCGCCAGAAGCTTTTTGATGCCTTCCGGGCGGGCGAGATCCAGACGCTCGTGGTCTCCAAGGTGGCCAACTTTTCCATCGACCTTCCAGAGGCCTCAGTTGCGATCCAGGTATCCGGTTCCTTCGGCTCGAGGCAGGAGGAGGCGCAGCGGCTCGGCCGGTTGCTGCGCCCCAAGAAGGACGGCCGGGCAGCCCGGTTCTACTCGCTCGTGGCACGGGACACCCTGGACCAGGAGTTCGCCGCCAAGCGCCAGCGGTTCCTTGCCGAGCAGGGTTACGCCTACCGCATTATGGACGCCAAGGACGTGGAAACGGCCGGATAG
- a CDS encoding C40 family peptidase, which translates to MSKAVSANAGTVGRQAAVIAAASGLVLTLGLPANAADTTAGVSASTESGSAQSALAVTAAPTATVSFERPVVKTIAAPVLEPVTVQSTSDDDDTAAAVDTDTVSTESTATASTETTAAAAAEKVVATASSAATSGIAAIAYTGIGSPYVWGGTTPSGWDCSGFTQWVYAQAGISIPRVNAWTAMKPTSTPQPGDLVMQNGGAHVGIYVGNGMMISALNPSQGTLLHSVAATGSSAFYTMN; encoded by the coding sequence ATGTCCAAGGCTGTTAGTGCCAATGCCGGGACAGTAGGTCGCCAGGCTGCAGTTATCGCTGCTGCGTCCGGCCTCGTCCTGACCTTGGGCCTGCCGGCCAACGCGGCGGACACCACCGCTGGTGTCTCTGCTTCCACCGAGTCAGGGTCCGCGCAGTCGGCCCTCGCGGTCACTGCGGCACCCACGGCTACCGTGTCCTTCGAGCGTCCGGTGGTCAAGACCATCGCAGCTCCCGTGCTGGAGCCGGTGACTGTCCAGTCAACTTCTGATGACGATGACACGGCCGCGGCCGTGGACACGGACACCGTTTCCACAGAGTCCACCGCTACGGCTTCCACAGAGACCACCGCAGCGGCAGCAGCAGAGAAGGTCGTGGCCACCGCGTCCTCGGCTGCCACCTCCGGCATTGCGGCCATCGCCTACACCGGCATCGGCAGCCCGTATGTGTGGGGCGGCACCACCCCCAGCGGCTGGGACTGCTCCGGCTTCACCCAGTGGGTTTACGCCCAGGCCGGCATCAGCATCCCCCGCGTCAACGCCTGGACTGCGATGAAGCCCACGTCCACGCCGCAGCCGGGCGACCTCGTCATGCAGAACGGCGGTGCGCACGTCGGCATCTACGTTGGCAACGGCATGATGATCAGCGCCTTGAACCCCTCGCAGGGAACGCTCCTGCACTCGGTAGCTGCTACCGGTTCCTCCGCGTTCTACACCATGAACTAG
- a CDS encoding DUF3027 domain-containing protein → MNPEADQQDPEYTTAEPGGLETTAPESLDPVSMVSETLDVELVDPVSVDPASVDLVALQAGAATGGGAGIAPTAAGLSPAGPAPATAKTAKPRAGVPVWRTGKPDAFLAAAADTARTAIAGITAASDIGRHLAVKSEGDRLVTHLFECRLPGYAGWQWFAVLTRNSRSKVVTVNELGLLPSEDSILAPEWVPWAERVRPEDEQEQESGEADANQPEAGAHEDDAHQADTPEAAAAEPADGVAASLDAVGSLDGEGLENEALEGESREAEAEDAQEQRAGRDAGTN, encoded by the coding sequence ATGAACCCGGAAGCTGATCAGCAGGACCCGGAGTACACAACCGCCGAGCCCGGCGGCTTGGAGACAACGGCCCCGGAGTCACTGGATCCGGTGTCGATGGTCTCGGAGACGCTGGACGTCGAGTTGGTGGACCCGGTGTCGGTGGACCCGGCATCGGTGGACCTGGTGGCGCTGCAGGCAGGTGCCGCAACGGGCGGGGGCGCCGGCATTGCTCCCACCGCTGCGGGCCTTTCGCCTGCAGGCCCTGCGCCGGCGACGGCCAAAACGGCCAAGCCCCGCGCCGGGGTGCCTGTTTGGCGGACCGGCAAGCCGGACGCCTTCCTCGCCGCTGCCGCGGACACGGCACGGACCGCCATTGCCGGCATCACTGCGGCGTCGGACATTGGGCGGCACCTTGCAGTCAAGAGCGAAGGCGACCGCCTGGTGACACACCTCTTCGAGTGCAGGCTGCCCGGCTACGCAGGCTGGCAGTGGTTCGCCGTGCTGACACGGAACTCGCGGTCCAAGGTGGTCACGGTCAACGAGCTCGGTCTCCTGCCGTCCGAGGACTCCATATTGGCCCCGGAATGGGTTCCGTGGGCAGAACGCGTCCGGCCGGAGGATGAGCAGGAACAGGAATCCGGCGAAGCCGACGCCAATCAGCCGGAAGCCGGCGCGCACGAAGACGACGCCCACCAGGCTGACACGCCGGAAGCTGCCGCCGCCGAGCCCGCTGACGGCGTTGCTGCTTCGCTGGACGCAGTAGGCAGCCTGGACGGTGAAGGGCTGGAAAATGAAGCGCTGGAAGGTGAATCCCGGGAGGCTGAAGCCGAAGACGCGCAGGAACAGCGCGCAGGGCGCGACGCCGGTACAAATTAG
- a CDS encoding cold-shock protein, with product MPTGKVKWYDKEKGFGFLAGEDGQEVFLPKSSLPEGVTELKAGTRVEFGVADGRKGAQALGLRVLDKTPSIAKAKRPSAKDLAPLVQDLVTVLDNLSGTLSKGKYPEGNKGKAIAAALRKVADELDV from the coding sequence GTGCCTACCGGCAAGGTCAAGTGGTATGACAAGGAAAAGGGCTTCGGATTCCTCGCGGGAGAAGACGGCCAGGAAGTTTTCCTGCCCAAATCGTCGCTGCCCGAGGGCGTAACAGAGCTGAAGGCCGGCACCCGCGTTGAATTCGGTGTGGCCGACGGCCGCAAGGGAGCCCAGGCCCTGGGCCTGCGCGTGCTGGACAAAACACCGTCCATCGCCAAGGCAAAGCGGCCCAGCGCAAAGGACCTCGCACCGCTGGTCCAGGACCTCGTGACTGTTCTGGACAACCTGTCCGGAACCCTTTCCAAAGGCAAATACCCGGAAGGCAATAAGGGCAAGGCCATCGCCGCCGCCCTGCGTAAGGTTGCCGACGAGCTGGACGTTTAG
- a CDS encoding NlpC/P60 family protein, translating to MTTRATARHRAEVTKTNSLAIIAKAVGDNAGGVGRQAAVIAAASGLVLTSGLAANAADANVQRDSAPASTLEVESTVEAPISAASTIAITFEKPAVTTTPAPVVEAPEPEVEVEVQEAAPAPAPAPAPAAETAAVAKVTATAPAAAAPAAPASASGKGAAILSAAYAQLGVSQDCTMLVTNSLAAVGINFHDWPAGYLSLGRTVSAAEAQPGDLIYYADGGSGMAHIAVYAGNGQAVHGGYNGNQTVVFSANVGSGPVFIRVN from the coding sequence ATGACTACTCGTGCAACCGCACGGCACCGCGCCGAGGTCACCAAAACCAACTCGCTCGCCATCATTGCCAAGGCTGTCGGCGACAACGCCGGCGGCGTAGGACGCCAGGCAGCTGTCATCGCAGCTGCTTCCGGTCTGGTCCTGACCAGCGGCCTGGCTGCCAACGCTGCTGACGCCAACGTTCAGCGCGACTCCGCTCCGGCTTCCACCCTGGAAGTTGAATCAACGGTTGAGGCTCCCATCTCGGCTGCTTCCACCATTGCCATCACCTTCGAGAAGCCTGCCGTGACCACCACGCCGGCTCCCGTTGTGGAAGCTCCGGAGCCCGAGGTTGAGGTTGAGGTTCAGGAAGCAGCTCCGGCTCCCGCTCCTGCGCCCGCTCCCGCCGCAGAGACGGCCGCTGTTGCCAAGGTGACCGCCACGGCTCCGGCCGCTGCAGCCCCCGCCGCTCCTGCCTCGGCAAGCGGCAAGGGCGCAGCCATACTGTCCGCCGCCTACGCCCAGCTCGGCGTTTCGCAGGACTGCACCATGCTGGTGACCAACTCCCTGGCTGCCGTGGGCATCAACTTCCACGACTGGCCTGCCGGTTACCTCTCCCTGGGGCGCACCGTGAGCGCTGCCGAGGCTCAGCCGGGCGACCTCATCTACTACGCCGACGGTGGTTCCGGCATGGCCCACATCGCCGTCTACGCCGGCAACGGCCAAGCGGTGCACGGCGGCTACAACGGCAACCAGACCGTTGTCTTCAGCGCCAACGTGGGCTCCGGCCCGGTGTTCATCCGCGTCAACTGA
- a CDS encoding helicase-associated domain-containing protein: MSLIRALSKDLEARSDDSLRALFDARPDLISPAVPDFAALAARASGRVSVQRALERLNRPQMQVLETLHLSTNTDTEHSASAAGLRKLISGSTVAAVERILVALQELALVHRAEPPHGAPATGNKQRYYLPVGSLKDVVGIYPAGLGRSYTELVRLQPAFAQRAVQLVSELHRSGAAIQGATTPMEAALALQHWTSSPEALQDILATAPERTTALLARFRNWAMGAVPQAQRKASIATEGSDVGPIDWLLARGLLVPLDAAHVELPHSVGLSLRGGAIINDFSLAPPVPELGRTSAALRRNAALGAISETLRLVGEVLHAVRDQPLATLRSGGVGVREMRRLAELLRIDQPRTGLLLELCGLAGLIRLDVDSSSWVQPPELEWLVLPRQEQWLWLVNAWLASQRVPSLVGQPINGTPGAAAHRAASGSTIIALSAEAQRPDAPVVRKRILEILNELTCEAQAPDGTAPVLDAAAVLQRAEWAQPRMARRFSSLIRGVLAEAEVLGLLGSGALSQLGSAIADDEPDAALSILGEHLPAELNHVLLQADLTAVAPGYLAPALTEKLLLMADAEGQGPATIYRFSPGSIRRALDAGHSASTVLEFLREHSATAVPQPLQYLVEDTAARHGRLRVGAAASFVQSEDEAALLELLSGPKTEGLGLVRIAPTVLISSAPPRETAQVLRSLGLSPSFDDSDQQVLRLRRAPAPHTPSRPIYTAPRTAPPAEEVQAQLDVLRHRPAAVGNHHGPESDQTGEAATQLGLEALQRAIRLKQRISMNVVDGMGNANLEIVVPLSVSGGRVRVFDPAKDTERVLSIHRIIDIEAAEELRQ; this comes from the coding sequence ATGTCCCTCATTCGCGCGCTCAGCAAGGACCTGGAGGCACGCAGCGACGACTCGCTGCGGGCGCTGTTCGACGCGCGGCCGGACCTCATCTCCCCCGCTGTGCCGGACTTCGCTGCCCTCGCTGCACGGGCGAGCGGGCGCGTCAGCGTCCAGCGTGCGCTGGAGCGCCTCAATCGGCCACAGATGCAGGTCCTGGAAACCCTCCATCTGTCCACAAACACTGATACGGAGCACAGTGCCTCCGCGGCTGGATTGCGCAAACTGATTTCGGGTTCCACCGTTGCCGCTGTGGAGCGGATCCTGGTCGCTCTCCAGGAACTTGCCCTGGTCCACCGTGCCGAACCCCCGCATGGCGCACCCGCCACCGGCAACAAGCAGCGGTACTACCTCCCCGTTGGCAGCCTCAAGGACGTGGTGGGAATTTATCCGGCCGGCCTTGGCCGCAGTTATACAGAGCTGGTGCGCCTCCAGCCCGCGTTCGCACAGCGCGCGGTGCAGCTCGTGTCCGAACTTCACCGCAGCGGCGCAGCCATCCAGGGAGCCACAACACCCATGGAGGCAGCGCTCGCCCTGCAGCACTGGACGTCCTCGCCGGAGGCCCTCCAGGACATTCTGGCCACGGCTCCGGAACGGACCACCGCGTTGCTCGCCCGGTTCCGGAACTGGGCCATGGGGGCCGTCCCCCAAGCGCAACGCAAGGCGTCCATCGCCACTGAGGGATCCGACGTCGGGCCCATCGACTGGCTGCTGGCGCGCGGCCTGCTGGTGCCTTTGGACGCTGCCCATGTGGAGCTGCCGCACAGCGTGGGGCTCTCGCTGCGGGGCGGTGCCATCATCAACGACTTCAGCCTTGCGCCGCCGGTCCCGGAGCTTGGCCGGACCAGCGCCGCCTTACGGCGGAATGCGGCGCTGGGGGCCATCAGTGAGACCCTGCGGCTGGTGGGCGAAGTACTCCATGCCGTGCGGGACCAGCCTTTGGCCACCCTCCGCAGCGGCGGCGTGGGCGTTCGGGAGATGAGGCGGCTGGCTGAGCTGCTGCGGATCGACCAGCCCCGTACCGGGCTTCTCCTTGAGCTTTGTGGGCTTGCAGGGCTGATCCGCCTGGACGTCGATTCGTCGTCGTGGGTTCAGCCGCCGGAGCTGGAGTGGCTTGTCCTGCCCCGGCAGGAACAATGGCTCTGGCTGGTGAATGCCTGGCTGGCCAGCCAGCGCGTGCCGTCCCTGGTGGGGCAGCCGATCAATGGAACCCCGGGAGCAGCTGCGCACCGCGCGGCTTCCGGGAGCACCATCATCGCGTTGTCGGCAGAGGCGCAGCGTCCGGACGCCCCCGTGGTGCGCAAACGGATCCTGGAAATCCTGAACGAACTAACGTGTGAGGCACAGGCCCCTGACGGAACAGCGCCGGTCCTGGACGCTGCAGCTGTGCTCCAGCGCGCCGAGTGGGCCCAGCCCCGGATGGCCCGGCGCTTCAGCTCGCTGATCCGCGGAGTCCTGGCCGAAGCCGAAGTACTCGGCCTGCTCGGCTCGGGGGCCCTGAGCCAGCTTGGAAGTGCCATCGCGGACGATGAACCGGACGCCGCCCTCTCCATCCTGGGTGAGCACCTGCCCGCGGAGCTGAACCACGTACTGCTCCAGGCAGACCTCACCGCCGTAGCACCCGGATACCTTGCCCCGGCGCTGACCGAAAAACTGCTGCTGATGGCCGACGCTGAAGGCCAGGGGCCGGCCACCATCTACCGGTTCTCGCCCGGCTCCATCCGCCGGGCGCTGGACGCCGGCCATAGTGCCTCCACCGTGCTGGAGTTCCTGCGGGAGCACTCGGCCACCGCAGTGCCCCAGCCGCTGCAGTACCTGGTGGAGGATACTGCCGCCCGGCACGGCCGGCTGCGGGTCGGCGCAGCGGCGAGTTTTGTCCAGAGCGAGGATGAGGCTGCGCTGCTGGAGCTGCTGTCCGGACCGAAAACGGAGGGGCTGGGGCTGGTGCGGATTGCGCCCACCGTCCTCATCTCTTCGGCGCCGCCGCGTGAAACAGCGCAGGTTCTCCGGAGCCTGGGCCTCTCCCCCTCCTTTGACGATTCGGACCAGCAGGTGCTCCGGCTGCGGCGCGCTCCTGCCCCGCATACCCCGTCCCGGCCCATCTACACCGCGCCGCGGACAGCCCCGCCGGCGGAAGAAGTCCAGGCGCAACTGGATGTGCTGCGGCACCGTCCTGCCGCCGTCGGGAATCATCACGGCCCGGAAAGTGACCAGACAGGTGAGGCAGCCACGCAGCTTGGCCTGGAAGCCTTGCAGCGTGCCATCCGGCTCAAGCAGCGCATCAGCATGAACGTGGTGGACGGCATGGGGAATGCGAACCTGGAAATTGTTGTTCCCCTCTCAGTAAGCGGCGGACGGGTGCGGGTCTTCGACCCCGCGAAGGACACCGAACGGGTGCTCTCCATCCACCGCATTATCGATATTGAGGCCGCAGAGGAACTGCGCCAGTGA